In Candidatus Palauibacter scopulicola, one genomic interval encodes:
- a CDS encoding DinB family protein, whose translation MRTRIARTIEVFEAARQPLFTVLDGISREDLDWQPADGMRGIGKICRHMYRVDVWFLKQLGIVPVIDEDAPGPAEEIAARMRMIQEQIIAEVNACGSDEDLAAERTSPDGERTLRMGATVLHIAQHYLYHLAQITYLRRIRDREWSAPLDEWETATHIIEDRILE comes from the coding sequence ATGAGGACCCGGATCGCCCGCACCATTGAGGTCTTCGAAGCCGCGCGCCAACCCCTGTTCACCGTGCTCGACGGGATCTCGCGCGAGGACCTGGACTGGCAGCCCGCGGACGGGATGCGCGGGATCGGGAAGATCTGCCGCCACATGTACCGGGTGGACGTCTGGTTCCTGAAGCAACTCGGCATCGTCCCCGTGATCGACGAAGATGCCCCCGGTCCGGCGGAGGAGATCGCCGCCCGCATGCGCATGATTCAGGAACAGATCATCGCCGAGGTGAACGCCTGCGGCAGCGACGAGGATCTGGCGGCCGAGCGTACGTCTCCGGACGGAGAAAGGACCTTGCGGATGGGGGCGACCGTCCTCCATATCGCCCAGCACTATCTCTACCATCTGGCGCAGATCACCTACCTGCGCCGCATCCGCGACCGCGAGTGGTCCGCGCCGCTGGACGAATGGGAGACGGCCACCCACATCATCGAGGACCGGATTCTGGAGTAG